One window of the Chloroflexota bacterium genome contains the following:
- the iolD gene encoding 3D-(3,5/4)-trihydroxycyclohexane-1,2-dione acylhydrolase (decyclizing), producing the protein MAQAIIQFLKNQYVKRDGNQQPFFAGCWGIFGHGNVTGIGQALQQNPDFRYYQTRNEQAMVHTAAAFAKMNNRLRTFACTTSIGPGATNMVTAAAGATINRLPVLLLPGDIFARRNVAPVLQQLEWGASQDISVNDCFKPVSRYWDRLNRPEQIITALPEALRVLISPAETGAVTLALPQDVQAEAFEYPAALFEKRVWHIPRLRPDAALLKKAVDWIRASKAPLIIAGGGVIYSEATDVLARFAERTGIPVAETQAGKGALRYDHPSALGAMGVTGAPGANVIAREADLVIGIGTRYSDFTTASKTAFQDPNARFININVAEFDAHKHAALPLVGDARMTLDELEAMLADYKVADDYRARATQFNREWDAEVSRLYNLEHGPPISQSEVIGAVNEASRPQDVVLCAAGSLPGDLHKLWRARDPKGYHLEYGYSCMGYEIAGGLGVKMAAPEREVYVMVGDGSYLMMAQEIVTSLQEGYKLTIVLINNHGFASIGGLSASLGSGGFGTHYRYRNPATGQLDGERLPVDFAANARSLGARVIEASDLPSLKVALAEARQQTRTTVIVIETDREQRVPGYESWWDVPIAEASEMETVRAAYQQYQSAKEKERYHL; encoded by the coding sequence ATGGCTCAGGCCATCATCCAATTTCTGAAAAATCAATACGTCAAACGCGACGGCAATCAACAGCCGTTCTTCGCCGGGTGCTGGGGCATCTTTGGGCACGGCAACGTGACCGGCATCGGGCAGGCGCTGCAACAGAACCCCGACTTCCGCTATTACCAGACGCGCAATGAGCAGGCAATGGTGCACACTGCGGCGGCGTTCGCCAAGATGAATAATCGCCTGCGGACGTTCGCCTGTACCACCTCCATCGGGCCGGGCGCGACGAATATGGTGACGGCGGCGGCGGGCGCGACCATCAACCGCTTGCCCGTCCTGCTCCTACCCGGCGACATTTTTGCGCGGCGCAACGTCGCGCCCGTTCTACAACAATTGGAGTGGGGCGCGTCGCAGGACATCTCCGTCAACGATTGCTTCAAGCCCGTCTCGCGCTACTGGGATCGCCTCAACCGCCCGGAGCAAATCATCACGGCCCTGCCCGAGGCGTTGCGCGTGTTGATCTCTCCAGCCGAGACGGGCGCGGTGACACTTGCTCTGCCGCAAGACGTGCAGGCCGAAGCCTTCGAGTATCCGGCGGCGCTCTTTGAGAAGCGCGTGTGGCACATCCCGCGCCTGAGGCCTGATGCCGCCCTGTTGAAGAAAGCAGTGGATTGGATTCGCGCCAGCAAAGCGCCGCTCATCATCGCCGGCGGCGGCGTGATTTACAGCGAGGCCACCGATGTGCTCGCCCGCTTCGCGGAACGCACCGGCATCCCCGTGGCCGAGACTCAGGCGGGCAAGGGCGCGTTGCGCTACGACCATCCTTCAGCACTCGGCGCGATGGGTGTGACCGGCGCGCCGGGGGCCAACGTCATTGCGCGTGAAGCCGACCTCGTCATCGGCATCGGGACACGCTACAGCGATTTCACCACCGCCTCCAAGACCGCCTTCCAAGACCCGAACGCACGCTTCATCAATATTAACGTGGCCGAGTTCGACGCGCACAAGCACGCCGCCCTGCCGCTGGTGGGCGACGCGCGCATGACGCTCGATGAACTTGAGGCGATGCTGGCCGATTATAAAGTGGCAGACGATTACCGGGCGCGCGCCACACAATTCAACCGCGAGTGGGATGCCGAAGTGAGCCGCCTCTACAACCTGGAGCATGGCCCGCCCATCAGCCAGAGCGAAGTCATCGGCGCGGTGAATGAAGCATCGCGCCCGCAGGACGTGGTGCTGTGCGCGGCGGGCAGCCTGCCCGGCGACCTGCACAAATTGTGGCGGGCGCGCGACCCGAAGGGTTATCATCTTGAATACGGCTACTCGTGCATGGGCTATGAAATAGCGGGCGGATTGGGGGTGAAGATGGCGGCCCCGGAGCGCGAGGTGTACGTGATGGTGGGCGACGGCTCGTATTTGATGATGGCGCAGGAGATCGTCACTTCGCTTCAGGAAGGTTACAAACTCACTATCGTGCTGATCAACAATCACGGCTTTGCCAGCATCGGCGGCCTCTCGGCCTCGCTGGGCAGTGGCGGGTTCGGGACGCACTATCGTTACCGCAACCCGGCGACCGGCCAGCTGGACGGCGAGCGCCTGCCGGTGGACTTCGCCGCGAACGCGCGCAGTCTGGGCGCGCGCGTCATCGAGGCGAGCGATTTGCCCTCGTTGAAGGTTGCGTTGGCTGAGGCGCGTCAGCAGACGCGCACCACCGTGATTGTGATTGAGACGGATCGTGAGCAGCGTGTGCCGGGTTACGAAAGTTGGTGGGATGTGCCGATTGCCGAAGCCTCTGAAATGGAAACGGTGAGGGCGGCATATCAGCAGTATCAGTCGGCGAAAGAAAAGGAACGCTATCACCTATGA
- a CDS encoding tagatose 1,6-diphosphate aldolase: MMISPGRIRGLQASAAPQGIFTILAIDHRDALRVMLDAHTPESVPASQLTELKLAITRCLAPQASAVLLDPLYSAAQAITSQALPGHVGLLCALEEQGYLGDPHRRRTTLLPGWSVEKAKRLGATGVKILLFYHPEAGMAAEKQEQLVRAVLAECHRWETPFFLEPISYSLDPSIQKGSVEFARLRRRIVVESARRLGALGPDVLKVEFPVDVKHDTDQAAWAEACAELDEAASAPWALLSADEPFEVFKQQLRVACQAGCSGFLAGRAVWRGAVKLTGAERENFLENVARRRFAELVEIALEFGKPWQRRHSLPEINEQWHLQY; this comes from the coding sequence ATGATGATCTCGCCCGGACGAATACGCGGCCTGCAGGCCAGCGCGGCCCCGCAAGGCATCTTCACCATTCTGGCCATTGATCACCGCGACGCACTGCGGGTGATGTTGGACGCCCACACGCCGGAGTCAGTGCCCGCCTCGCAACTTACCGAATTGAAGCTCGCCATCACCCGGTGCCTCGCGCCGCAAGCCAGCGCGGTGTTGCTCGATCCACTGTACAGCGCGGCGCAGGCGATAACGTCACAGGCCTTGCCCGGTCACGTCGGGCTGTTGTGCGCGCTGGAAGAGCAGGGCTATCTTGGCGATCCACATCGCCGCCGGACGACGTTGTTACCCGGCTGGAGCGTTGAGAAAGCGAAGCGGCTGGGCGCGACCGGAGTCAAAATTCTTCTCTTCTATCATCCTGAAGCGGGGATGGCCGCTGAGAAACAGGAGCAGTTGGTACGCGCGGTGCTGGCCGAGTGCCATCGCTGGGAAACCCCGTTCTTTCTCGAACCGATCTCGTACTCGCTTGACCCGTCTATTCAGAAGGGGAGCGTGGAATTTGCGCGGCTCCGCCGGCGAATCGTGGTGGAGAGCGCCCGCCGTTTGGGGGCGCTGGGGCCGGACGTGCTCAAAGTTGAGTTTCCCGTTGATGTCAAACACGACACGGATCAGGCCGCCTGGGCCGAAGCCTGCGCCGAACTCGATGAAGCCGCCTCAGCGCCGTGGGCCTTGCTCTCTGCCGACGAGCCATTTGAGGTGTTCAAGCAACAGTTGCGTGTGGCATGTCAGGCCGGGTGTTCCGGCTTCTTGGCCGGGCGCGCGGTGTGGCGCGGAGCAGTGAAACTGACCGGCGCGGAGCGAGAGAACTTTCTGGAAAACGTCGCACGCCGCCGCTTCGCCGAACTGGTTGAGATCGCGCTTGAATTCGGCAAGCCCTGGCAACGCCGCCATTCACTGCCGGAGATAAACGAGCAGTGGCATTTGCAATACTGA
- the iolB gene encoding 5-deoxy-glucuronate isomerase, translating into MDHLIKPKHDSSILLSVATESAGWQYLSFKVVALKAGESYSEPTGRNEVALVPLIGKGLFDASGEHFEIARKGYFDERPHVLYAPPGKTITVTASTDLEFAIGGAPAEGKYSTRLFTPAEMKREIRGGGAARRQVNHILAHPLPAERLILFEVYVPGGAWSGWPPHCHDGYMGSPYLEEVYYYRIDPEDGFAIHRNYRRDKDFDELFAVQNGDLVLVTQGFHPVAAAPGSNVYFLNYLAGELLDEARGTPPLDDPAYAWIKDNWERNLLRLPIGNE; encoded by the coding sequence TTGGATCACCTGATCAAACCGAAACACGATTCGAGCATCCTTCTCAGCGTGGCGACTGAATCTGCCGGATGGCAATACTTGAGCTTCAAAGTTGTGGCGCTAAAGGCGGGAGAGAGCTACAGTGAACCCACAGGCCGAAATGAGGTCGCCCTTGTGCCATTAATCGGCAAGGGACTCTTCGATGCTTCGGGCGAACACTTTGAGATTGCTCGCAAGGGCTATTTTGATGAACGGCCTCACGTGCTTTACGCGCCGCCGGGCAAAACCATCACGGTGACGGCCAGCACCGATTTGGAATTTGCAATTGGGGGCGCGCCCGCCGAGGGGAAATATTCCACGCGCCTCTTCACGCCCGCCGAGATGAAGCGGGAGATTCGCGGCGGCGGCGCGGCGCGGCGGCAGGTCAATCATATCCTTGCTCATCCTTTGCCCGCCGAACGGCTAATCCTGTTTGAGGTGTACGTCCCCGGCGGCGCGTGGTCGGGGTGGCCGCCGCACTGCCACGACGGCTACATGGGGTCGCCGTATCTTGAAGAAGTCTATTATTACCGCATTGACCCCGAAGACGGCTTTGCCATTCACCGCAACTACCGGCGCGACAAAGATTTCGATGAACTGTTCGCCGTGCAGAATGGCGATCTGGTTTTGGTGACGCAAGGCTTTCACCCCGTCGCCGCCGCGCCCGGTTCAAACGTTTATTTCCTGAACTATCTGGCCGGGGAGCTGCTCGACGAAGCGCGTGGGACGCCGCCTTTAGATGATCCCGCTTACGCATGGATCAAGGACAATTGGGAGAGAAACCTGCTCAGGCTCCCGATTGGGAATGAGTAG
- a CDS encoding glucosamine-6-phosphate deaminase, which produces MRLFIFDDYQALSRAGAALVAEVVAARPTAALVLATGVTPMGLYQELAERRDRGAFDTSQLRIFQLDEYLGLGPDDQRSLFLWMKRAVLAPWAITPANVARLPGNSSEPQVACRVYDRAIEAVGGFDLAVLGLGSNGHLGFNEPPADPTSRTHIVALTEASVESNARYWGGRDQVPRQALTVGLAWLLAARHILLVVSGEHKRAILRRVVEGPVSPETPASYLQKAANVTVIADKAAWGDITQVT; this is translated from the coding sequence GTGCGCCTTTTCATCTTTGACGACTATCAGGCCCTGAGCCGCGCCGGGGCCGCCCTGGTGGCCGAGGTGGTGGCCGCCCGGCCTACCGCCGCGCTGGTGCTGGCCACTGGCGTCACCCCCATGGGGCTGTATCAGGAACTGGCCGAAAGGCGAGACCGCGGCGCCTTCGACACTTCACAGCTTCGCATTTTTCAACTGGACGAATATCTGGGCTTGGGGCCTGACGACCAGCGATCACTATTTCTTTGGATGAAGCGCGCTGTCTTGGCTCCTTGGGCGATAACACCGGCCAATGTCGCGCGCTTGCCCGGCAACAGTTCCGAGCCCCAAGTTGCCTGTCGCGTTTATGACCGTGCCATAGAAGCAGTGGGTGGGTTCGACCTCGCTGTGCTCGGCTTAGGGTCGAACGGCCATTTGGGCTTTAACGAGCCGCCCGCTGACCCAACATCACGCACCCACATAGTTGCCTTGACCGAGGCGAGTGTTGAAAGTAATGCGCGCTACTGGGGTGGGCGCGACCAGGTTCCTCGCCAGGCATTAACGGTCGGCTTGGCCTGGCTGTTGGCCGCGCGCCACATTCTGCTGGTAGTCTCTGGCGAACACAAGCGGGCTATCCTCCGGCGCGTGGTCGAAGGGCCAGTCAGCCCAGAGACGCCTGCTTCGTATTTACAAAAGGCGGCCAATGTGACGGTGATTGCAGATAAAGCGGCGTGGGGTGACATCACGCAGGTCACATGA
- a CDS encoding recombinase zinc beta ribbon domain-containing protein, with protein sequence MAIIDQATFDAAQKRHAKNRARASRNRKREYLLAGHIQCICNKAMCGRTAIKKGCPTRAYYRCADEVRGRHLRRCREREIRADVADPIVWEWTGAILFNERVKAQRKLRSFYLCISWDITSCL encoded by the coding sequence TTGGCTATTATTGATCAGGCAACATTCGATGCAGCACAAAAGCGACATGCGAAGAATAGAGCGAGAGCCAGCCGTAATCGCAAGCGCGAATACCTTTTAGCCGGCCACATACAGTGTATTTGCAATAAAGCAATGTGCGGTAGAACTGCGATAAAAAAGGGTTGCCCAACACGCGCTTATTATAGGTGCGCCGATGAGGTCAGAGGTAGACATTTGCGAAGATGCCGGGAACGAGAAATTAGAGCGGATGTTGCTGACCCAATAGTTTGGGAGTGGACGGGGGCAATACTGTTCAATGAGCGAGTGAAAGCACAAAGAAAGTTACGAAGCTTCTATCTCTGTATAAGCTGGGATATTACATCCTGTTTATAG